In one Winogradskyella sp. MH6 genomic region, the following are encoded:
- a CDS encoding ABC-F family ATP-binding cassette domain-containing protein, with product MISVDNLVVEFSGHTLFSDVSFTINENDKIALMGKNGAGKSTMMKIIAGVQNPTKGNVRAPKDAVIAYLPQHLLTEDDTSVLEEASKAFSHVFEMRDEMDALNKQLETRTDYESEDYMKIIERVSDLGEKYYALEEVNYTAEVEKALKGLGFKPEDFNKPTSEFSGGWRMRIELAKILLQKPDLILLDEPTNHIDIESVIWLEDFLVNKAKAVMVISHDRAFVDNITNRTIEVTMGRIYDYKANYSHYLQLREDRRAHQIKAYQEQQKFIADNQAFIERFKGTYSKTNQVASRERMLEKLEIIEIDEIDTSALKLRFPKTQRSGDYPVTVKDVSKSYDEHVVFKNANMSIARGEKVCFVGRNGEGKSTMIKAIMGQIDVEGTCTLGHNVQVGYFAQNQAALLDEDLTIFQTVDEVAKGDIRTQIKNILGRFMFKGDDIDKKVGVLSGGEKTRLAMVKLLLEPVNLLILDEPTNHLDLKSKDVLKDALKEFDGTLILVSHDRDFLQGLSKKVFEFKDKRVIEHFETIDDFLARNRVENLKALDL from the coding sequence ATGATTTCTGTAGATAATTTAGTTGTAGAATTTAGTGGTCACACCTTATTCAGTGATGTGTCTTTTACTATAAATGAGAATGATAAAATTGCCCTAATGGGTAAAAATGGTGCCGGAAAATCTACAATGATGAAAATTATTGCTGGTGTTCAGAACCCTACAAAAGGTAATGTTAGAGCACCAAAAGATGCCGTAATAGCTTATTTGCCGCAACATTTATTAACCGAAGATGATACGTCTGTTTTGGAAGAAGCATCAAAAGCATTTAGTCACGTTTTTGAAATGCGAGATGAAATGGATGCGCTAAATAAACAGCTTGAAACCCGAACCGATTACGAATCTGAAGACTATATGAAAATTATAGAGCGCGTATCAGATTTGGGTGAAAAATACTATGCTTTAGAAGAGGTGAATTATACAGCTGAAGTAGAAAAAGCACTTAAAGGTTTAGGTTTTAAACCTGAAGATTTTAATAAGCCAACAAGTGAATTTTCTGGTGGATGGCGTATGCGAATTGAATTGGCGAAAATTTTACTTCAAAAACCAGATTTAATTCTTCTAGATGAGCCAACCAATCATATTGATATAGAATCGGTAATTTGGTTAGAGGATTTTTTGGTGAATAAAGCCAAGGCTGTCATGGTTATTTCTCACGATAGAGCCTTTGTTGATAATATTACAAACCGAACCATAGAAGTAACTATGGGTCGTATTTACGACTACAAAGCCAACTATTCGCATTATTTACAGTTGCGTGAAGACAGAAGAGCGCATCAAATAAAAGCTTACCAAGAACAACAAAAATTTATAGCCGATAACCAAGCGTTCATCGAGCGTTTTAAAGGTACCTATTCTAAAACCAATCAGGTGGCATCGAGAGAACGTATGCTAGAAAAACTTGAAATTATTGAAATTGATGAAATTGACACATCGGCTTTAAAGTTACGTTTTCCAAAAACACAGCGTTCTGGTGATTATCCTGTAACGGTAAAGGATGTGTCTAAATCGTATGATGAGCATGTGGTGTTTAAAAATGCAAACATGTCTATTGCTCGTGGCGAAAAAGTGTGCTTTGTAGGTAGAAATGGTGAAGGAAAGTCTACTATGATTAAAGCTATCATGGGACAAATTGATGTGGAAGGTACATGTACACTAGGACATAACGTTCAAGTGGGTTATTTTGCACAAAACCAAGCCGCACTTTTAGATGAAGACTTAACTATTTTTCAAACCGTTGATGAAGTTGCTAAAGGAGATATTCGTACACAAATAAAAAATATTTTGGGTCGTTTTATGTTTAAGGGTGACGATATTGATAAAAAAGTAGGTGTGCTTTCTGGTGGTGAAAAAACCAGATTAGCCATGGTGAAATTATTATTAGAACCAGTAAATCTTTTGATTCTGGATGAGCCGACAAACCATCTCGATTTAAAATCTAAAGATGTTCTCAAGGACGCATTAAAAGAGTTCGATGGCACCTTAATTTTAGTGTCTCACGATCGTGATTTTCTTCAAGGACTGTCTAAAAAAGTCTTTGAGTTTAAAGACAAACGTGTCATAGAGCATTTTGAAACTATTGATGATTTCCTAGCAAGAAACCGAGTAGAAAACTTAAAAGCACTCGATTTGTAA
- a CDS encoding L-threonylcarbamoyladenylate synthase, with product MSIISTDLSKAVKLLNNEELVAIPTETVYGLAGNIFSEKAVKAIFETKERPFFNPLIVHIPNIDYLETIVEEVPEKAKLLAEAFWPGPITLVLKKKSIIPDLITGGKDTVAVRIPNHPTTLELLNQLNFPLAAPSANPFNRISPTKAEHVENYFKDKIKMVLDGGACKSGIESTIIGFENGEPIIYRLGSTSIEAIEAVVGAIEIKNKKEVAPDAPGMLERHYAPKTKTILTSHLKEAVEENKNLRIGLLTYNDIWNDDAIHFKIVLSEGKNLEEAASKLYDALHQLDQQDLDLIIAERLPDYGLGKSINDRLTRATK from the coding sequence ATGAGCATCATTTCAACAGACCTATCAAAAGCCGTAAAACTTCTTAATAATGAAGAGCTTGTTGCTATACCAACCGAAACGGTTTATGGTTTGGCTGGTAATATCTTTTCAGAAAAAGCGGTTAAGGCTATTTTTGAAACTAAAGAGCGTCCGTTTTTTAATCCGTTGATTGTTCATATTCCTAATATAGATTATCTAGAAACTATTGTTGAAGAAGTTCCTGAAAAGGCAAAACTCTTGGCTGAGGCTTTTTGGCCTGGACCAATAACTTTAGTTTTAAAAAAGAAATCTATAATCCCAGATTTAATTACTGGTGGAAAAGATACAGTTGCTGTTAGAATTCCTAATCACCCAACTACTTTGGAACTTTTAAATCAATTAAATTTTCCACTTGCTGCACCAAGTGCAAATCCATTTAACCGAATAAGCCCAACAAAAGCTGAGCATGTAGAAAACTATTTTAAGGATAAAATAAAAATGGTTTTAGATGGAGGAGCTTGTAAAAGTGGCATTGAGTCTACAATTATTGGTTTTGAAAATGGTGAACCTATAATTTATAGACTAGGCTCTACTTCTATAGAAGCTATTGAAGCTGTAGTTGGAGCTATTGAAATTAAAAACAAAAAAGAAGTTGCACCTGATGCGCCAGGAATGTTAGAACGCCATTATGCGCCAAAAACCAAAACCATTCTTACCAGTCATCTTAAAGAAGCTGTTGAGGAAAACAAAAATCTGCGTATAGGACTTTTAACCTATAATGATATTTGGAACGATGATGCTATTCATTTTAAAATTGTGCTATCAGAAGGTAAAAATCTAGAAGAAGCCGCTTCAAAATTGTATGATGCTTTACATCAATTAGACCAACAAGACTTAGACCTTATCATTGCAGAACGACTTCCTGATTATGGCTTAGGTAAATCTATTAATGATAGACTTACAAGAGCGACAAAGTAA
- the rplM gene encoding 50S ribosomal protein L13, protein MDTLSYKTVSANKATVNKEWVLVDAEGQTLGRLASKVAVLLRGKHKPNFTPHVDCGDNVIVVNAEKINLTGNKWTDKSYIRHTGYPGGQRSLTATEMFEKDPTRLVEKSVKGMLPKNKLGATLFRNLTVVAGAEHAHEAQKPKTINLNEFN, encoded by the coding sequence GTGGATACATTAAGCTACAAAACAGTTTCTGCTAACAAAGCTACCGTTAATAAGGAGTGGGTTTTAGTTGATGCTGAAGGACAAACTTTAGGTCGCTTAGCTTCAAAAGTAGCAGTACTTTTAAGAGGTAAGCACAAACCTAACTTTACGCCACACGTTGATTGCGGTGACAACGTAATTGTTGTAAACGCTGAAAAAATCAACTTAACTGGTAACAAATGGACTGATAAAAGTTATATCCGTCACACAGGTTATCCAGGTGGTCAAAGAAGCTTGACTGCTACTGAGATGTTTGAGAAAGACCCAACCAGATTAGTAGAAAAGTCAGTAAAAGGAATGTTACCTAAAAACAAATTAGGTGCTACTCTTTTTAGAAACTTAACTGTTGTTGCTGGTGCTGAGCATGCTCACGAAGCTCAAAAGCCAAAAACAATTAATTTAAACGAATTTAACTAA
- the rpsI gene encoding 30S ribosomal protein S9, translating to MEVIHKIGRRKTAVARVYVAPGKGNITVNKKDMADYFTTGTLQYKVNQPIAMTNNDGNFDITVNVYGGGITGQAEAIRLALSRAMCELDAENRAILKPEGLLTRDPRMVERKKFGQKKARKKFQFSKR from the coding sequence ATGGAAGTAATTCACAAAATTGGCCGTAGAAAGACGGCTGTTGCCCGTGTATACGTTGCCCCAGGAAAAGGTAACATTACGGTGAACAAAAAAGACATGGCGGATTATTTTACTACTGGAACTTTACAGTATAAAGTAAACCAACCTATTGCTATGACTAACAATGATGGCAACTTTGATATTACTGTAAACGTATATGGAGGTGGTATCACTGGCCAGGCGGAAGCTATACGTTTAGCATTATCTCGTGCAATGTGCGAACTTGATGCTGAAAACAGAGCAATATTAAAGCCAGAAGGTCTATTAACAAGAGATCCAAGAATGGTAGAGCGTAAGAAATTCGGTCAGAAGAAAGCGCGTAAGAAATTCCAGTTCTCTAAACGTTAA